A stretch of Arachis hypogaea cultivar Tifrunner chromosome 15, arahy.Tifrunner.gnm2.J5K5, whole genome shotgun sequence DNA encodes these proteins:
- the LOC112748127 gene encoding uncharacterized protein codes for MVTLTSYYAQANGQVEATNKILINLIKKQIGKKSHTWHETLSQVLWDYRNSPRGLTNMSPYKLLYGHDAVLPLEINLNTIRVMHQEELPVEDYWNAMFDELNNLDNKRFLALDHIIHQKENVARIYN; via the coding sequence ATGGTGACTTTGACTTCGTATTACGCACAAGCAAATGGTCAAGTTGAAGCAACAAAtaagattttaattaatttgattaagaaACAAATTGGCAAAAAATCTCACACTTGGCATGAAACTTTGAGTCAAGTGTTATGGGATTACCGAAATTCACCAAGAGGTTTGACAAACATGTCTCCTTATAAATTACTTTATGGCCATGATGCAGTTTTACCTTTAGAAATTAATCTTAATACTATAAGGGTGATGCATCAAGAGGAATTACCAGTTGAAGATTATTGGAATGCAATGTTTGATGAGTTGAACAACTTGGACAATAAGCGTTTCTTGGCACTTGATCATATTATTCATCAAAAAGAGAATGTGGCTCGCATATACAATTGA